A genomic region of Pseudomonas sp. KU43P contains the following coding sequences:
- a CDS encoding SDR family oxidoreductase produces the protein MAVEKVAIVIAGGSGMGAAAARRLAADGFKVGILSSSGKGEALARELGGIGVTGSNRCNDDIQRLVDAVVAQWGRVDVLVNSAGHGPRAPILEISDEDWHLGMETYLLNVIRPTRLVTPIMQRQQGGVVINISTAWAFEPSDMFPTSAVFRAGLASFSKIFADTYAADNIRINNVLPGWIDSLPATDARRESVPLKRYGTAEEIAATVAFLASEGGAYITGQNIRVDGGITRSV, from the coding sequence ATGGCAGTTGAAAAAGTGGCAATCGTGATCGCCGGTGGCAGCGGTATGGGCGCGGCAGCCGCCCGGCGCCTGGCGGCGGACGGCTTCAAGGTCGGTATCTTGTCGTCGTCCGGCAAGGGCGAGGCACTGGCCCGAGAGCTGGGCGGCATCGGTGTCACCGGCAGCAACCGCTGCAACGACGACATCCAGCGCCTGGTCGACGCGGTGGTCGCTCAATGGGGCCGCGTCGACGTGCTGGTCAACAGCGCCGGCCATGGGCCCCGCGCACCGATCCTGGAGATCAGTGACGAAGACTGGCACCTGGGCATGGAAACCTACCTGCTCAACGTCATCCGCCCGACCCGCCTGGTCACGCCGATCATGCAACGCCAGCAGGGTGGGGTGGTGATCAATATCTCCACCGCCTGGGCCTTCGAGCCGAGCGACATGTTCCCCACTTCGGCGGTGTTCCGCGCCGGGCTGGCGTCGTTCAGCAAGATCTTCGCCGACACCTATGCCGCCGACAATATTCGCATCAACAACGTGCTGCCAGGGTGGATCGACAGCCTGCCGGCCACTGACGCCCGTCGCGAGAGTGTGCCGCTCAAGCGCTACGGTACTGCCGAGGAGATTGCTGCGACGGTTGCCTTCCTGGCGAGCGAGGGTGGGGCGTACATCACCGGGCAGAACATTCGTGTCGATGGCGGGATTACCCGCAGCGTTTGA
- a CDS encoding riboflavin synthase subunit alpha, translating into MYTGIVQAVRPLLAVTTHPGHNEFTVDLTPELLDELKIGASVSVEGTCLSVTEIDGTQVKFDAMTATLERTNLRFFKAGQGVNIERSAKMNAEVGGHLMAGHIATTAEIVELSIKDTGAFITFRMPQEWAKYVFPRGFLGVNGCSLTVADVDDTLVTINLIPETLRQTTFAHYQAGELINIEVDHQTMVLVDVVERTLKNTLTREKLLS; encoded by the coding sequence CGAGTTCACCGTCGACCTCACCCCCGAACTGCTCGACGAGCTGAAGATCGGCGCCAGCGTCAGCGTCGAAGGCACCTGCCTGTCGGTCACCGAAATCGACGGCACCCAGGTGAAGTTCGACGCCATGACCGCCACCCTGGAACGCACCAACCTGCGCTTCTTCAAGGCCGGCCAGGGGGTGAACATCGAGCGTTCAGCGAAGATGAACGCCGAAGTCGGCGGCCACCTGATGGCCGGCCACATCGCCACCACCGCCGAGATCGTCGAGCTGTCGATCAAGGACACCGGCGCCTTCATCACCTTCCGCATGCCGCAGGAATGGGCCAAGTACGTGTTCCCGCGAGGCTTCCTCGGGGTCAATGGCTGCAGCCTGACCGTCGCCGATGTCGACGACACGCTGGTGACCATCAACCTGATCCCAGAAACCCTGCGCCAGACCACCTTCGCCCATTACCAGGCAGGCGAGCTGATCAACATCGAAGTGGACCACCAGACCATGGTGCTGGTCGATGTGGTGGAGCGCACCCTGAAGAACACCCTGACCCGCGAGAAGCTGCTGTCCTGA